The DNA region CCCGGCCACCCGCTGCGCACCCTGCGCCGGACCGGCGACGACAGCCCGCCCCGCGAGTCGTGAGGTCCTGGCGGCCCCGGCAGCCATGCGGCCGGGGCCGCCCGCGGGACCGCCCGTCCGGCGCAGTGGTGTGCCCGGGATACTGCGGTTCCGCCACCCGCCGGTGGCCCAGGACCCACGCATGCGGCATTCCGGCGGGCGCCCGCTCGCCGAACATCCCGGACGGCCGCGATTCGCCATGCGGCGAAAGGCTCACAACCCTTGGGAGAACTGCGCGGGACGCCCTGCGGAACCTTTGCGGAACCCGCCGGGAACGGCCTCGCCGACCGCGCTGGTCAGCCGACTCCGCCACGCCGCGCGGAGGCGGACCTGCCGTTCGCCGACAGAACGTGCTACGGTTGCCGAGTTGCAGTTTTGGTACCCATGAACTTTATGTGCGCCTGACGGGAACCCTCCTCAGGCGCATTATTGTTTTCCGGCTTTCTCCGGATGGGGCTCAATGCGGCGACTTGGAATTCGTAAAGTGCGGATTCTCGGCACTGCACCTCTTTTAGGAGAATGACATGGCTACTGGAACCGTGAAGTGGTTCAACTCGGAAAAGGGCTTCGGCTTCATCGAGCAGGACGGCGGCGGCGCCGACGTCTTCGCCCACTACTCCAACATCGCCACCCAGGGCTTCCGTGAGCTCCAGGAGGGCCAGAAGGTCTCCTTCGACGTCACGCAGGGCCAGAAGGGCCCGCAGGCGGAGAACATCGTCCCGGCCTAATCGCCGGACGCGTACCTCGCAGCCGGGGCCCGCACCGTGAAGGTGCGGGCCCCGGTTTGTGCTGTCTCCGGCTCATCCTCCCGGTTCGTTCCGTTTCCGGGACACCTGCTCTGTGCTTGCATCCTGGGGCGCACATCAAGCAGTCCGCAGCAGTCGGCAGTAACCCCAGGAATCCCCCAGGAGGGCAATTCCGTATGACCCGCTCCGAACGCCAGGACCGACCGACCCGCAACCGCCCCACACGGGGGCGCGGACCGGACCGGGCACAGGCGACGAACACCCGCGGGGCCGGCAAGGCACCGGCCCGGCGCAAGCCCGCACCGCAGCAGGGCGGCGAATTCGCCCTGCCGGAAACCATGACTCCCGCACTGCCCGGCGTCGAGGCGTTCGCCGACCTGGACATGCCCGCCGCACTGCTGAAGACCCTCGCCGCGCAGGGTGTGACCGACCCGTTCCCGATCCAGGGCGCCACCCTGCCGAACTCGCTGGCCGGCCGGGACATCCTCGGCCGCGGGCGCACCGGCTCCGGCAAGACCCTGGCTTTCGGCCTGGCACTGCTGGCGCGTACCGCCGGCCGGCGCTCCGAGCCGCACGCCCCGCTGGCCCTGGTCCTCGTACCCACCCGTGAGCTCGCCCAGCAGGTGACCGACGCGCTGACGCCGTATGCGACGTCCGTGAACCTCCGGGTCGCCACGGTCGTGGGCGGCATGTCGATCAGCAGGCAGTCCGGGGCCCTGCGCCGCGGCGCCGAGGTGCTCGTCGCCACCCCGGGACGGCTCAAGGACCTCATCGAGCGCGGTGACTGCCGGCTCGACGAGGTCGCGATCACCGTCCTGGACGAGGCCGACCAGATGGCCGACATGGGCTTCATGCCGCAGGTCGTCGCCCTGCTCAAGCAGGTCGAGCCGGACGGGCAGCGGATGCTGTTCTCCGCGACCCTGGACAAGAACATCGACCGGCTGGTCAAGATGTTCCTCACCGATCCGGTCGTCCACTCCGTCGACCCGTCCGCCGGTGCCGTCACGACGATGGAGCACCACGTGCTGCACGTGGCGGACGAGACGGACAAGAAGGCCGTGGCCACCCGCATCGCCGCCCGCGAGGGCCGGGTGATCATGTTCGTGGACACCAAGCGCGCGGCCGACCGTTTCGCCAAGCGGCTCCTGGCCAGCGGCGTGCGGGCCGCCGCCCTGCACGGCGGCCGGTCCCAGCCGCAGCGCAACCGGACGCTGGACCAGTTCAAGACCGGGGAGGTCACCGCCCTGGTCGCGACGAACGTGGCGGCCCGCGGTATCCATGTCGACGACCTCGACCTGGTCGTCAACGTGGACCCGCCCACCGACCACAAGGACTACCTCCACCGCGGCGGGCGTACGGCCCGCGCCGGTGAGTCCGGCAGCGTCGTCACGCTGGTGCTGCCCGAGGAGAAGCGGGAGATGACCCGGCTGATGGCCGACGCGGGCATCGCTCCCCACACCACCCGGATCAAGTCCAGTGACGAGGAACTCACCCGGATCACGGGTGCCCGCGAGCCGTCCGGCATAGCGGTCGTCATCGAGGTGCCGCAGCCGGTACAGCCCAAGCCGCGTACGCGCGCCGGGGGTTCGGCTTCCGGCACGGGCGGTCCCGTCCGCTCGGGCAGCCGGGGCCGCGGCCGACGCGGTGGTTCGGGTGCCGGTGCGGGCGCGGGTGCCGCGCAGGGCGGCGGCACGGCGCGGGGTGACGCCGGACGCGGTGGCGCCGGACGCGGTGGCGCCGGCGGCGCGGGCGCTTCCGGCCGCGGGGCCGGAGCCGGCCGGGCCGGTGGCACCGGGCGCGGCAGTGCGCCCGGGCGGGGACGCCGGGCCGCCTGACCCGCATCGACGGGGTGCGCCGGCCGGTCACGGCCGGCGCACCCCGTCGGCGGGCCGGCACACCCGGTCGACCGGCCGCCGCACTCCGTCGGCGGGCCCGCACAGTCTGGCGGCACGCCCTAGATGTCCCCGTTCCCGGTCGGGTCCGACGGGCCCTCGTACTGACCGAGAGCCCACGTCGCGCGGCTGACGAGCCGCGAGTCCACCCGCGCGTCCAAGGGCTCGTGCACCGACCGGGGTCCCGGCACACCCACCGGCGCCCGCGCCAGCTCCCGCAGCAGCGGCACGGCCCGCGCGGCGAACGGCTTGGCACCGCCACGGAAGCCGAGCCGCGCCAGCACCTCCACACCGAGGAGCTGCCGCAGCGGATCGTCGCCGGCCGCCCAGGCGGCCGCCGCCTGAAACGTTTCCTCGTCGCCGCGCTCCCGCAACGCCCCGACGACCACGCGCCAGTTCTCCAGGCCGGGGCCCCCGTCGCGCAGCGCCCGTGCCGCCAGCTCCCCGAAGGGCGCCCGCAGGCCCAGCCCGGCCTCCAGGAGCGTCGCGATCGCGCCGTGTCCCGTCTGCCGGTCCAGCGACGCGTACGGCTCTCCGTCCCGCACCAGTTCGACGGTGACCGTCTCCGCGCCGTCCACCTGCGAACGGCGCACCCTGGCGTCGTCGTCGACGCCGTCCCCGTACATGGCGCGCAGGTCGTCGCGCAGTTCCCGCTCCACGTCCGGCGCCTGCGTGCGCCGTGCCTCCTCCAGCGCCCGCGCCAGATCGCCCGCGCCGTGCCGGAGCAGCGTCCGCACGGTGGCCACCGACCCCCGCCGGGCCGCGACCACCAGCGGGGACTCGCCCTGCGGGCCCGGCAGATCCGGGTCCGCGCCGTGCGCGA from Streptomyces sp. B1I3 includes:
- a CDS encoding cold-shock protein; the encoded protein is MATGTVKWFNSEKGFGFIEQDGGGADVFAHYSNIATQGFRELQEGQKVSFDVTQGQKGPQAENIVPA
- a CDS encoding DEAD/DEAH box helicase, with translation MTRSERQDRPTRNRPTRGRGPDRAQATNTRGAGKAPARRKPAPQQGGEFALPETMTPALPGVEAFADLDMPAALLKTLAAQGVTDPFPIQGATLPNSLAGRDILGRGRTGSGKTLAFGLALLARTAGRRSEPHAPLALVLVPTRELAQQVTDALTPYATSVNLRVATVVGGMSISRQSGALRRGAEVLVATPGRLKDLIERGDCRLDEVAITVLDEADQMADMGFMPQVVALLKQVEPDGQRMLFSATLDKNIDRLVKMFLTDPVVHSVDPSAGAVTTMEHHVLHVADETDKKAVATRIAAREGRVIMFVDTKRAADRFAKRLLASGVRAAALHGGRSQPQRNRTLDQFKTGEVTALVATNVAARGIHVDDLDLVVNVDPPTDHKDYLHRGGRTARAGESGSVVTLVLPEEKREMTRLMADAGIAPHTTRIKSSDEELTRITGAREPSGIAVVIEVPQPVQPKPRTRAGGSASGTGGPVRSGSRGRGRRGGSGAGAGAGAAQGGGTARGDAGRGGAGRGGAGGAGASGRGAGAGRAGGTGRGSAPGRGRRAA
- a CDS encoding ankyrin repeat domain-containing protein, producing MTDEPAGGARSLFTALYDGDNAVVRALRAGASAESCDEEGTTALYLASVEDLPGTVRLLLAAGADPDRASGPQAGDLPLCGAACGGHGDVVEALLAAGAGPDLREEFGFTALRWAVGLGHARVAEILLAHGADPDLPGPQGESPLVVAARRGSVATVRTLLRHGAGDLARALEEARRTQAPDVERELRDDLRAMYGDGVDDDARVRRSQVDGAETVTVELVRDGEPYASLDRQTGHGAIATLLEAGLGLRAPFGELAARALRDGGPGLENWRVVVGALRERGDEETFQAAAAWAAGDDPLRQLLGVEVLARLGFRGGAKPFAARAVPLLRELARAPVGVPGPRSVHEPLDARVDSRLVSRATWALGQYEGPSDPTGNGDI